A genomic region of Melanotaenia boesemani isolate fMelBoe1 chromosome 13, fMelBoe1.pri, whole genome shotgun sequence contains the following coding sequences:
- the sars1 gene encoding serine--tRNA ligase, cytoplasmic — MVLDLDLFRTDKGGDPEIIRETQRKRFKDVTLVDKLVAADTEWRKCRFTADNLNKAKNLCSKSIGEKMKKKEPVGEDESVPEEAQNLESLTPETLSALTVTQIKKVRLLVDEAVDTTDKERIRLEAERFEYLREIGNLLHPSVPISNDEDADNKVERTWGDCSVQKKYSHVDLVVMIDGFDGERGAIVAGSRGYFLKGPLVFLEQALINFALRVLHSKNYTMLYTPFFMRKEVMQEVAQLSQFDEELYKVIGKGSEKSDDSSIDEKYLIATSEQPIAAFLREEWLKPEDLPIRYAGFSTCFRQEVGSHGRDTRGIFRVHQFEKIEQFIYASPHDGKSWEMFDEMIGTAEEFYQSLGIPYRIVNIVSGALNHAASKKLDLEAWFPGSGAFRELVSCSNCTDYQARRLRIRYGQTKKMMDKAEFVHMLNATMCATTRVMCAILENYQTEEGIIVPEKLREFMPPGLTEIIKFVKPAPIDQEMSKKAKKQQDGGKKKKKQEGDQNLPNAMETMSVNDS; from the exons ATGGTGCTCGATCTTGACCTGTTTCGGACAGACAAAGGCGGTGATCCAGAAATCATCCGTGAAACTCAGAGAAAGAGGTTTAAAGATGTGACGCTGGTTGATAAGTTGGTCGCCGCAGACACAgaatggagaaaat GCCGCTTCACTGCAGACAACCTGAACAAAGCAAAGAACCTTTGCAGCAAGAGCATTGGGGAGAAAATGAAG AAGAAGGAGCCAGTTGGGGAAGATGAGTCTGTACCAGAAGAAGCACAAAATCTGGAGTCCCTAACACCTGAAACACTCTCA GCCCTGACAGTTACGCAGATCAAAAAGGTGCGTTTACTTGTGGATGAGGCAGTGGATACAACTGACAAGGAGAGGATAAGGCTGGAAGCAGAGCGCTTCGAGTACCTGAGGGAGATTGGCAACCTCCTGCACCCATCTGTACCGATTAGCAATGATGAG GATGCAGACAACAAGGTGGAGCGTACCTGGGGTGACTGCAGCGTGCAGAAGAAGTACTCCCACGTTGACCTGGTGGTTATGATTGACGGTTTTGATGGCGAGAGAGGTGCTATTGTTGCTGGGAGCAGAGGTTATTTTCTGAAG GGTCCACTGGTGTTCCTGGAGCAGGCTTTGATCAACTTTGCCCTCAGGGTTCTGCACAGCAAGAACTACACTATGTTGTACACACCCTTCTTCATGAGGAAGGAGGTGATGCAGGAGGTGGCCCAGCTCAGTCAGTTTGATGAAGAGCTTTACAAG GTCATCGGTAAGGGCAGTGAGAAGTCAGACGACAGCTCCATAGATGAGAAATACCTCATTGCCACCTCTGAGCAGCCCATCGCAGCCTTCTTGAGAGAGGAGTGGCTGAAACCTGAGGACCTGCCCATTCGCTACGCTGGTTTCTCCACCTGCTTCAGACAGGAAGTGGGCTCCCATGGACGAGACACCCGGGGGATCTTCAGGGTGCACCAGTTTGAAAAG ATCGAGCAGTTTATCTATGCATCTCCACATGATGGCAAATCCTGGGAGATGTTTGATGAGATGATTGGAACAGCAGAAGAGTTCTACCAGTCACTAGGAATTCCTTATCGTATCGTCAACATCGTCTCCG GCGCCCTAAATCATGCAGCCAGTAAAAAGCTGGATCTGGAAGCCTGGTTCCCAGGCTCTGGTGCCTTCAGAGAGCTTGTCTCCTGCTCAAACTGCACAGACTACCAGGCCAGACGTCTCCGCATCCGCTACGGACAGACCAAAAAGATGATGGACAAG GCAGAGTTTGTACACATGTTGAACGCTACTATGTGCGCCACCACACGTGTGATGTGTGCTATCCTGGAGAACTACCAGACAGAAGAAGGCATCATTGTGCCAGAGAAGCTCAGGGAGTTCATGCCTCCTG ggCTGACAGAGATCATTAAGTTTGTTAAGCCGGCCCCCATTGATCAGGAGATGTCtaaaaaggcaaagaaacagCAGGACggagggaagaagaagaagaagcaagaAGGAGATCAGAACCTCCCCAACGCCATGGAGACCATGTCTGTCAACGACTCATAG
- the si:ch211-207e14.4 gene encoding interleukin-17 receptor D produces MWETALVLYLLSALAQADESAVAISPRNCSLECIRQGRPACDYCRVTGDDLKEALGFNPKFGSCIPWPCLELLGDDPKICQHYVQAPDDVKIEFVLEPNPESDTIIVSWKPSYYGIAFLRGFQVTLQALGGSRVACQLFLFHRNISLPASHAQMVYKSDPFPSLSLGTQYAVTVMALPVPEEWEKFYHSKIFSTRTCAEKNGFEQCKQDWYPTYVEVQQEGTAITVTFNLAPPNLGIRSYFSLCYANGIKSYTDITPNSSKNKTHHSYQLSGLQEGTNYTCVIAANEVDAVRKTFNVHVKSIQKENSSATPSLAVVLPVSLVLVVILGLLLAALICWRPKLQKKILGLKPDFIWQHEQGVTQEEMVSLPGQKLTPPRLLICYSNHDGPSHVKSVMQLGAFIQQHMATQVCLDLWDSLSVAEEGYMAWHCRQIQESNFVLVICSPGLKQRPETPDPEGEDEEVLNLRSNAYSSEAVIQLIGEEVGRAKARGQDLSKYMSAIFEYSEETDIPTELRLVSHYTLMRDLPLLFSHLHGVALHRPGCYLKINHITEEGFVKVPAGAALQWAIHEVGLTMKAKMQHTAEGGD; encoded by the exons ATGTGGGAGACAGCTCTAGTTTTGTACCTGCTATCGGCACTTGCTCAGGCTGATGAATCAGCTGTAGCCATCTCTCCTCGGAACTGCAGTCTGGAATGTATCCGACAG GGTAGACCTGCATGTGATTACTGCAGAGTAACTGGGGATGATCTCAAAGAAGCTCTGGGTTTTAACCCAAAGTTTGGAA GTTGTATACCATGGCCTTGTTTGGAGCTGCTAGGAGATGACCCAAAAATATGCCAGCACTACGTCCAAGCACCAGATGATGTGAAAATTGAGTTTGTTCTTGAGCCAAACCCTGAATCTGACACCATCATTGTTTCCTGGAAGCCTAGTTATTACG GCATCGCCTTCCTGCGAGGCTTTCAGGTGACCCTTCAGGCTTTGGGAGGTTCCCGTGTTGCCTGTCAGCTATTTCTCTTCCACCGTAACATCTCCCTCCCAGCTTCGCATGCCCAAATG GTATACAAGTCAGACCCATTCCCCAGCCTCTCACTGGGAACCCAGTATGCTGTTACAGTCATGGCTCTGCCAGTGCCCGAGGAGTGGGAAAAGTTCTACCACAGCAAGATCTTTTCTACTCGCA CATGTGCAGAGAAGAACGGCTTTGAGCAGTGCAAACAAG ACTGGTACCCAACATATGTTGAGGTTCAGCAGGAAGGAACTGCCATTACTGTGACCTTTAACCTGGCTCCTCCAAACCTGGGCATCCGAAGTTACTTCTCACTGTGTTACGCAAATGGCATAAAGAGCTACACAGACATAACTCCT AATTcctccaaaaacaaaactcaccACAGCTATCAGCTGAGTGGCCTTCAAGAGGGAACCAACTACACTTGTGTG ATAGCAGCTAATGAAGTGGATGCtgtgaggaaaacatttaatgttCATGTCAAGAGCATCCAGAAAG AGAATTCCTCTGCCACTCCCTCCTTGGCAGTGGTGCTTCCTGTGAGTCTGGTTTTGGTCGTTATTCTTGGACTGTTACTGGCAGCTCTCATCTGTTGGAGGCCCAAATTGCAAAAGAAGATACTTGGCTTAAAACCAG ATTTTATTTGGCAACACGAACAGGGTGTGACTCAGGAGGAAATGGTATCATTACCTGGACAGAAGCTGACTCCTCCTCGTCTTCTGATTTGCTATAGTAACCATGATGGCCCCTCTCATGTCAAATCAGTCATGCAGTTAGGAGCCTTCATACAGCAGCACATGGCCACTCAG GTGTGCTTGGACCTTTGGGATTCTCTGAGTGTGGCTGAGGAGGGCTATATGGCTTGGCACTGTCGGCAGATCCAGGAAAGCAATTTTGTCCTGGTGATATGTTCTCCAGGGCTAAAGCAACGACCTGAGACTCCAGATCCAGAGGGGGAGGATGAAGAAGTACTTAACTTAAGGTCAAATGCTTACAGCTCTGAAGCAGTCATCCAACTTATTGGAGAAGAGGTGGGCCGAGCCAAAGCCAGAGGCCAGGATCTATCCAAATACATGTCAGCCATCTTTGAGTACTCTGAGGAAACAGACATCCCAACTGAGCTGAGGCTAGTTTCTCATTACACGCTGATGAGGGATCTGCCACTGCTCTTCTCCCACCTTCATGGAGTGGCACTGCACAGGCCAGGGTGTTACCTGAAGATAAACCACATCACAGAGGAGGGCTTTGTTAAGGTGCCAGCTGGAGCTGCTCTGCAGTGGGCCATCCATGAGGTTGGGTTGACCATGAAGGCAAAAATGCAGCATACTGCAGAGGGAGGAGATTAA
- the LOC121651532 gene encoding PTB domain-containing engulfment adapter protein 1-like translates to MSDTSDDSIEITFSVKFLGRVEVVRPDGQQILDEALQSLKSKTTDKYSSEKAAKKSKVHIFLSVSGIDILENKTKFLLYTCPLSTVSFCAVLSSFPKVFGFVAKHPVADTYHCYLFQSKKFGHVLVSIIGDTFRATNNEESDRRGRDLLVEALRHKNKMLQKENAELKRRLAAQMN, encoded by the exons atgAGCGACACTTCAGACGACAGCATTGAGATCACGTTTTCTGTAAAG TTTCTTGGTCGAGTGGAGGTGGTCCGTCCTGATGGACAACAGATTCTGGATGAAGCTCTTCAGAGCCTGAAG TCCAAGACGACTGATAAATACTCCTCAGAAAAGGCAGCAAAGAAGAGCAAAGTCCATATCTTCCTTTCAGTGAGTGGGATTGacattttggaaaacaaaaccaag TTTCTGTTGTACACGTGCCCTCTCTCGACGGTCTCCTTCTGTGCTGTCCTGTCATCTTTCCCCAAAGTATTTGGCTTTGTGGCCAAACATCCTGTGGCGGACACTTACCACTGCTACCTGTTCCAAAGCAAGAAGTTT GGTCATGTGCTGGTGTCTATTATTGGGGATACCTTCCGAGCCACAAATAACGAGGAAAGTGACAGAAGAGGGCGAGATCTGTTAGTGGAGGCTCTCAGACATAAG aataaaatgctgcagaaaGAGAATGCTGAGTTGAAAAGGAGGCTCGCAGCTCAAATGAACTAG